One Paenibacillus crassostreae DNA segment encodes these proteins:
- a CDS encoding signal peptidase II encodes MLFYIIAILVVISDQLSKYLIRTYIAIDEDFTLWGLQLTHIENSGMAGGLFQGYGVIFGVVAVLFVIGVFYIRRTGEMKGALIDSSFGFLVGGAIGNGIDRLLFGQVTDFIIRTKGVLNIADHAIEMGVLLLIIYGAVSWWLMTSKHK; translated from the coding sequence ATTTTATTTTATATCATTGCAATTCTCGTTGTTATATCTGACCAACTTTCTAAATATTTAATTCGCACTTATATTGCCATTGATGAAGACTTTACATTGTGGGGGTTGCAACTCACACATATCGAAAATAGTGGGATGGCCGGAGGTTTATTTCAAGGCTATGGAGTGATTTTCGGCGTTGTGGCTGTTTTATTCGTGATAGGTGTTTTTTATATTCGGAGAACTGGTGAAATGAAGGGTGCCCTCATCGATAGTAGCTTCGGATTCCTTGTCGGAGGAGCCATTGGAAATGGCATTGATCGGCTTTTGTTTGGGCAAGTGACAGACTTTATCATTCGCACCAAGGGAGTTCTTAACATCGCCGACCACGCTATTGAGATGGGTGTGTTACTTCTTATTATTTATGGAGCAGTTAGCTGGTGGTTGATGACTTCAAAGCACAAGTAA
- a CDS encoding GTP cyclohydrolase II: MTHSKLEPKVLDVLQDKIQLIKTDEGAIYLVGPIRLPVNLYGETVIFQWYCWLSGCHLTENYQEIIDQLSSANLAEFQQSSVLVYGDFANADDALIRMHSICHTGDIFGSKRCDCGYQLKQSMKNILDHGTGALFYLANHEGRGIGLFSKAMAYVLQENGYDTVEANESLGFVDDSRNYGDAINVLKILRTKPVTLMTNNPKKLAAMKNAGLVLSGRESIWGDKSEFNENYLNTKIQRSGHLEEDGICPND; encoded by the coding sequence ATGACACACTCCAAACTTGAACCCAAAGTACTAGACGTTTTACAAGATAAAATTCAATTGATTAAGACTGACGAAGGAGCGATATATCTTGTTGGTCCCATCCGACTCCCTGTAAATCTATACGGAGAGACAGTTATTTTTCAATGGTATTGTTGGCTCAGTGGCTGCCATTTGACGGAAAATTACCAGGAAATCATTGATCAGCTATCATCTGCGAATTTGGCAGAATTCCAACAGTCGAGTGTTCTCGTATATGGAGATTTTGCAAACGCGGATGATGCACTTATTCGTATGCATTCCATTTGCCATACTGGCGACATATTTGGTAGCAAAAGATGCGATTGTGGCTATCAGTTAAAGCAATCGATGAAGAACATTCTAGATCATGGGACGGGTGCGTTGTTTTATTTGGCGAATCATGAAGGACGTGGCATCGGGTTATTCAGTAAGGCGATGGCATATGTGCTTCAAGAGAATGGCTACGATACAGTAGAAGCGAACGAGAGCCTTGGATTTGTCGATGATTCCAGAAATTACGGGGATGCAATCAACGTTCTAAAAATTCTACGAACAAAACCTGTTACGCTCATGACAAATAACCCTAAAAAGCTAGCAGCAATGAAGAATGCCGGGTTGGTCCTATCTGGAAGAGAATCTATATGGGGCGACAAATCAGAATTTAATGAGAACTATTTGAATACTAAGATTCAACGTTCTGGACATTTGGAGGAGGATGGGATCTGCCCAAATGATTGA
- the thiD gene encoding bifunctional hydroxymethylpyrimidine kinase/phosphomethylpyrimidine kinase, producing the protein MSKIIKTLTIAGSDSSGGAGLQADLKTFEEYGTYGFSALTTIVTMDPDNGWHHSVYPIEATLVAEQLKTVFAGGPVDAMKTGMLGSVEIVHVVEQAIKNNNQSNVVIDPVMVCKGEDEVLNPESAQAIRDLLLPLATVVTPNLFEAGVLSGLGKLSSIDDMKEAARLIHNLGARHVVVKGGKALDGEQAIDVYYNGTEYTVFTADKIEPATNHGAGCTFAAAIAGGLANGLSVDKAVAKAKDFVLAAIRNGFEFNEYVGPVFHGGYRLEH; encoded by the coding sequence TTGTCAAAGATCATTAAAACATTAACTATTGCCGGAAGTGACTCCAGTGGTGGAGCAGGTCTTCAAGCGGACTTGAAAACTTTTGAAGAATATGGCACATATGGATTCAGCGCTTTAACTACCATTGTAACGATGGATCCTGATAACGGATGGCATCACAGTGTATATCCGATCGAAGCAACACTTGTCGCTGAACAGTTGAAGACCGTGTTCGCAGGTGGACCGGTTGATGCTATGAAAACGGGTATGCTGGGTAGTGTGGAGATTGTGCACGTAGTTGAGCAAGCGATTAAGAATAATAACCAAAGTAATGTCGTCATCGATCCTGTCATGGTATGTAAAGGGGAAGACGAAGTCTTAAATCCCGAGAGTGCTCAAGCCATCCGCGATTTATTGCTTCCATTGGCAACAGTAGTAACACCTAATCTATTTGAAGCTGGCGTGCTATCAGGTCTTGGTAAACTCTCATCGATCGACGATATGAAGGAAGCTGCTCGTCTCATTCATAATCTCGGTGCTCGTCATGTCGTTGTCAAAGGCGGCAAAGCATTAGATGGTGAACAAGCTATAGATGTCTACTATAATGGCACTGAATATACTGTCTTTACAGCGGACAAAATTGAGCCTGCAACCAATCATGGAGCCGGCTGCACTTTCGCTGCAGCGATAGCAGGTGGTCTTGCAAATGGTCTATCAGTCGATAAGGCGGTTGCTAAAGCTAAAGATTTCGTCTTAGCTGCGATTCGAAATGGTTTTGAGTTTAATGAATATGTAGGGCCAGTCTTCCATGGTGGATACCGTTTAGAACACTAA
- a CDS encoding CidA/LrgA family protein produces MKFIRIIAQVVLLYLFYLAGEFVQKLLDLPIPGSIVGMLLLFVLLLFKTVPVSWIEDGSSTIILYLPLFFIPSTVGIVNHLNIFSGRGLVMILILVVSSAITIGAAAHTSQWLARRKHTGQGEISGHKERRTEN; encoded by the coding sequence ATGAAATTCATACGAATTATTGCTCAGGTCGTACTGTTATATCTATTTTATTTAGCAGGAGAGTTTGTTCAAAAGCTTCTTGATCTTCCCATACCGGGAAGTATTGTAGGAATGCTACTGCTCTTCGTTCTGCTATTGTTCAAGACAGTCCCAGTAAGTTGGATTGAGGATGGATCGAGTACCATCATCTTATATCTTCCGTTATTCTTTATTCCGTCCACTGTAGGGATTGTGAATCACTTAAATATATTTAGTGGCAGAGGATTGGTAATGATCCTTATTCTTGTGGTTAGTTCAGCAATAACGATTGGTGCGGCAGCCCATACCAGTCAATGGTTAGCACGTAGGAAGCATACTGGACAAGGGGAAATAAGCGGGCATAAAGAAAGGAGAACTGAAAATTAA
- a CDS encoding LrgB family protein: MILTAVAIVLITVCIYIVMSLIYSRFHTPLLMPALTASLAVVLLILFLHIPYDTYMIGGQWINQLLGPAVVSLAYPLYKQRYVLRHNLLAILGGTIIGLFVGMFSGILMAISLGFPKLYILSVLPKSITTAVAIEISSNLGGDPSLTSVFVMVAGFTGAIAGPLIIKLFRIKGEVGIGIGLGTASHALGTAKALEYGEKSVSMSSVAMSVSAIAGSIVAPVVVWLLYSL; encoded by the coding sequence ATGATCTTAACTGCAGTGGCAATTGTTCTGATCACGGTATGTATTTATATTGTCATGTCCTTAATATATAGTCGTTTTCATACTCCTTTACTCATGCCTGCACTTACAGCTTCTCTTGCTGTTGTGCTCTTGATATTGTTTTTACATATTCCTTATGATACGTATATGATTGGTGGCCAATGGATTAACCAATTGTTAGGACCCGCCGTAGTTTCCTTAGCTTATCCATTATATAAACAGCGGTATGTGCTACGTCATAATTTACTGGCGATCCTTGGCGGGACAATTATTGGACTTTTTGTAGGGATGTTCAGTGGAATATTGATGGCTATAAGTTTAGGATTTCCTAAATTATATATTCTCTCCGTTTTACCTAAATCAATTACGACAGCGGTGGCGATTGAAATATCAAGTAATCTGGGAGGGGATCCATCCTTAACCTCTGTATTTGTAATGGTCGCAGGATTTACAGGAGCTATCGCTGGACCTTTAATCATAAAGTTATTCCGTATAAAAGGTGAGGTTGGAATCGGGATTGGGCTAGGTACAGCCTCCCACGCACTAGGTACAGCGAAGGCGCTTGAATATGGCGAGAAGTCGGTCTCGATGAGTTCTGTTGCAATGAGTGTGTCTGCAATTGCAGGGTCCATAGTTGCGCCGGTAGTTGTGTGGTTGTTGTATTCCTTATAA
- a CDS encoding Nif3-like dinuclear metal center hexameric protein: MSTTISDILQALKEPVDRIEAGVDVLCYGDPNDIVTGIATAFVASHDVIVRAKSLGVNLLITHEGLFYSHFGNKQLSAEDPVVREKQKFIEESGMAIFRYHDHIHKYQPDGIMTGLLQELEWNGNVEKHTSFVTILNFDNMTVHEVANHLKNKLNIQQVRVVGDTSMPCRRVGLLVGYRGGGEQVIPLYERENLDLIIYGEGPEWETPEYVRDAVFQKRKKALIVLGHAESEWPGMKYLVNWIQSEFPSIPVHFISEKPVFQIL; encoded by the coding sequence ATGAGTACTACAATATCTGATATCTTACAAGCTTTGAAGGAACCAGTGGATCGTATAGAGGCTGGTGTGGATGTTCTATGTTACGGAGATCCGAATGACATCGTGACAGGTATTGCAACGGCATTTGTTGCGAGTCATGATGTGATCGTAAGAGCGAAATCCTTAGGTGTTAATCTGCTCATTACACATGAAGGTTTATTCTATAGTCACTTTGGAAATAAGCAACTATCAGCAGAGGATCCAGTGGTTCGGGAGAAACAAAAGTTTATTGAAGAAAGCGGGATGGCTATTTTCCGATATCATGATCATATTCATAAGTATCAACCAGATGGTATTATGACGGGATTACTACAGGAATTGGAATGGAATGGTAATGTGGAGAAGCATACTTCTTTCGTTACCATTCTGAATTTTGATAACATGACCGTTCATGAAGTAGCGAATCATCTGAAGAATAAATTGAATATTCAGCAGGTTCGTGTTGTTGGAGATACCTCAATGCCATGTAGACGTGTAGGGTTATTGGTTGGGTATAGAGGAGGTGGTGAACAGGTCATTCCATTGTATGAAAGGGAGAATCTCGATTTAATCATATATGGAGAGGGTCCTGAATGGGAAACACCTGAGTATGTACGAGATGCTGTTTTTCAAAAAAGAAAAAAAGCACTTATAGTATTGGGTCATGCAGAGAGCGAATGGCCTGGTATGAAATATCTGGTGAACTGGATCCAAAGTGAATTTCCGAGTATACCTGTTCATTTTATCTCCGAAAAGCCGGTATTTCAAATCCTTTAG
- a CDS encoding catalase encodes MAQGEDKMTLTNRQGHPVDNNQSMRTVGRRGPTTMENYDFIEKITHFDRERIPERVVHARGAGAHGFFETYGTVGDEPITKYTRAKLFQQKGTQTPVFVRFSTVTHGNHSPETLRDPRGFAVKFYTEDGNWDLVGNNLKVFFIRDAIKFPDLIHAFKPDPVTNIQDGVRIFDFIMNTPEALMMITFLFSPWGIPANYRQMQGSGVNTYKWVNEQGEAVIVKYHWEPKQGIKNLTQQEAEDIQGKNFNHATQDLYEAIESGEFPEWEFCVQIMSDDDHPELDFDPLDDTKLWPTDKFPFLPVGRMVLNRNPIDYFAEVEQVAFGTGVLVDGLDFSDDKMLQGRTLSYSDTQRYRVGPNYLQLPINAPKKHVATNQRGGQMDYRVDIAPGQNPHINYEPSTLGGLHEATKIGKEYTPHVEGELVRQVIDRTNNFKYAGEQYRKFEDWERDDLITNLVNTLKPALQHIQQGMTDLFTKCDPDYGRRVGEGLGIGIKNGIQSNKSDTEFGGRPIGTSHTDEGVQDAENKGHSADPY; translated from the coding sequence ATGGCTCAAGGTGAAGATAAAATGACATTGACTAATCGTCAGGGACATCCCGTTGATAATAACCAGAGTATGCGGACGGTTGGTAGACGGGGTCCCACAACGATGGAAAATTACGACTTTATCGAGAAGATCACTCATTTTGATCGGGAAAGAATTCCCGAAAGGGTTGTTCACGCACGTGGTGCAGGGGCTCATGGGTTCTTCGAGACATACGGGACGGTTGGCGACGAGCCTATCACGAAGTATACACGAGCCAAACTTTTTCAACAGAAAGGAACGCAGACGCCTGTTTTTGTTCGATTTTCAACTGTCACTCATGGCAATCACTCTCCAGAGACATTACGAGATCCGAGAGGTTTTGCAGTTAAGTTTTATACAGAGGATGGTAATTGGGATCTAGTTGGCAACAATTTGAAAGTGTTCTTTATAAGAGATGCAATCAAATTTCCAGATCTCATACATGCCTTTAAACCTGATCCAGTTACGAATATCCAGGATGGAGTACGTATTTTTGATTTCATTATGAATACACCCGAAGCATTAATGATGATTACATTCTTGTTCTCACCTTGGGGAATTCCAGCTAATTATAGGCAAATGCAAGGCTCGGGAGTAAATACTTATAAATGGGTGAATGAGCAGGGAGAAGCGGTTATAGTGAAATACCATTGGGAACCTAAACAAGGGATCAAGAACTTGACGCAACAAGAAGCAGAGGATATCCAAGGTAAGAATTTCAATCATGCTACGCAAGATTTATATGAGGCTATCGAATCCGGTGAATTTCCAGAATGGGAATTTTGTGTCCAGATCATGAGTGATGATGATCATCCAGAACTTGATTTCGATCCTCTGGATGATACGAAGCTGTGGCCTACGGATAAATTTCCGTTTCTTCCTGTCGGACGTATGGTTCTGAACCGGAACCCAATCGATTATTTTGCTGAAGTGGAACAAGTAGCTTTCGGTACCGGAGTGCTTGTGGATGGGCTTGATTTCTCGGATGACAAAATGCTTCAAGGGCGTACACTATCGTATTCGGACACTCAGAGATATCGGGTAGGGCCTAATTACTTACAATTGCCTATTAATGCTCCCAAAAAGCATGTAGCTACGAACCAACGTGGTGGTCAAATGGATTATCGTGTAGACATTGCGCCAGGACAGAATCCACATATCAATTACGAACCTTCAACCCTAGGTGGGTTGCATGAGGCAACGAAGATAGGTAAAGAGTACACACCTCACGTGGAGGGTGAATTAGTTCGGCAAGTCATTGATCGTACGAATAACTTCAAATATGCAGGTGAGCAATATCGGAAGTTCGAAGATTGGGAACGTGACGATCTCATTACCAATCTAGTGAATACACTGAAACCTGCTCTCCAACATATTCAACAAGGAATGACGGATTTGTTCACCAAGTGTGATCCGGATTATGGTCGTAGAGTAGGTGAAGGGTTAGGGATAGGGATAAAAAATGGGATACAGTCAAATAAATCGGATACCGAATTTGGTGGTCGACCTATAGGAACTAGCCATACCGATGAGGGTGTGCAAGATGCAGAAAATAAAGGACATTCAGCTGATCCTTATTAA
- a CDS encoding TIR domain-containing protein, producing MPLSTITMKPNLFIGSARESIRYASAIQSQIGRSVQVTPWFAGAFSANEYTMESLERILDQSDYGIFVFSPDDVALIRGKHVFITRDNTIFEMGLFWGKLRRNRVFCIVPQEVSQRDDLVMGVNVAQFHLLSDLAGLTILEYECRNDRNYEAAVTAACIKILDIIEREKHFIDPMLLLKKKEEELQQKQSILHFFWEFNRNVTVPEDQKYHALSEAVRNSFISPVNCRVTGAAFWQKSGSEGIRQVGGNVGRGKFYPFNVNELDQMSQTIYVIDVYNSGKWTFFKRKEVADVYVLCYPLGREHVLSVHISGVEMIPEGNLEDIVSYNDELLRTIRHLVGGETK from the coding sequence ATGCCGTTGTCTACCATTACTATGAAACCTAATTTATTCATTGGATCAGCGAGGGAATCAATAAGATATGCTAGCGCGATACAATCTCAAATCGGAAGATCGGTTCAGGTTACGCCTTGGTTTGCAGGGGCATTTAGTGCCAATGAGTATACGATGGAATCATTAGAACGTATTCTAGATCAAAGTGATTATGGAATATTTGTATTTTCACCAGATGATGTTGCACTAATTCGAGGAAAACATGTGTTTATTACAAGGGATAATACAATCTTTGAAATGGGTCTGTTTTGGGGAAAACTAAGAAGGAATCGTGTGTTTTGCATTGTTCCACAAGAAGTATCCCAAAGAGATGATCTTGTTATGGGCGTCAATGTTGCTCAATTTCATTTACTTTCAGATCTTGCAGGTTTAACAATTTTGGAATATGAGTGTCGTAATGATCGTAATTATGAAGCAGCGGTTACTGCGGCTTGCATAAAGATTCTGGATATTATTGAACGAGAGAAACATTTTATCGATCCGATGCTCCTTCTTAAGAAGAAAGAGGAAGAACTACAACAAAAGCAGAGTATTCTTCACTTCTTTTGGGAGTTCAATCGTAATGTGACAGTTCCAGAAGATCAGAAATATCATGCATTAAGTGAAGCAGTACGTAACTCATTCATCTCACCAGTGAATTGTCGTGTAACTGGTGCAGCCTTTTGGCAGAAAAGTGGAAGCGAGGGTATCCGACAAGTTGGCGGGAATGTTGGAAGGGGGAAATTTTATCCATTTAATGTTAATGAATTGGATCAAATGTCACAAACGATTTATGTGATCGACGTATATAATAGTGGTAAGTGGACGTTCTTCAAACGAAAGGAAGTTGCGGACGTATATGTGCTATGTTATCCTTTAGGTAGGGAGCATGTCCTATCTGTTCACATATCAGGTGTTGAAATGATACCTGAAGGTAATCTAGAGGATATAGTCTCATATAATGATGAACTACTTCGTACCATAAGGCATTTAGTTGGAGGGGAAACCAAATGA
- a CDS encoding DEAD/DEAH box helicase: protein MTFTDLGMIPSIIKALEEENYSTPTPIQEQAIPSVLAGRDLLGCAQTGTGKTAAFALPIIQRLSEQQGAGNVPHRIRSLILTPTRELALQIHENIEAYARYTRLRCCAIFGGVSQKVQERSLQQGVDILVATPGRLIDLMNQKCIDLQHVQIFVLDEADRMLDMGFIHDVKKIIAKIPLKKQTLLFSATMPPEISKMVKSLLVDPVKVEITPVSSTANRIEQSVYFVDKGNKQKLLTYLLENKSITSALVFTRTKHGANRVVRELVKGDIQAQAIHGDKSQTARQLALSNFKEGTTRVLVATDIAARGIDIDELSHVINFNLPNIPETYVHRIGRTGRAGMSGIAISFCEFEEKSYFSDIEKLIGKRIPVVKDHPYPMLITTEPIKPVVSKNKQPSKTFNKQNSKSGSSQYRGKFST, encoded by the coding sequence ATGACATTTACAGATTTAGGGATGATACCATCCATTATAAAAGCGCTAGAAGAAGAGAACTACTCAACCCCAACACCGATTCAAGAGCAAGCGATTCCATCAGTTTTAGCGGGAAGAGATTTATTAGGATGTGCTCAGACCGGAACAGGAAAAACAGCAGCTTTTGCACTCCCAATAATACAACGACTAAGCGAACAACAAGGTGCGGGGAATGTTCCACACCGTATTCGTTCTTTAATCCTAACTCCGACTAGGGAGCTTGCACTTCAAATTCATGAGAATATTGAAGCATATGCTCGTTATACCCGTTTACGGTGTTGTGCTATATTTGGTGGGGTTTCACAAAAGGTGCAGGAGAGATCTTTACAACAGGGAGTCGATATTCTTGTAGCTACACCAGGGCGACTTATAGATTTAATGAATCAAAAATGTATTGATTTACAGCATGTCCAAATATTCGTACTAGATGAGGCAGATCGGATGTTAGATATGGGGTTTATTCATGATGTGAAGAAAATAATCGCCAAAATTCCATTAAAGAAACAGACATTATTGTTCTCAGCAACCATGCCTCCAGAAATATCCAAGATGGTGAAGTCACTTTTAGTTGATCCAGTGAAAGTGGAGATCACACCTGTGTCCTCAACTGCTAACCGTATAGAACAGTCCGTTTACTTTGTAGATAAAGGAAACAAACAAAAGTTATTAACTTATCTTTTAGAAAATAAATCAATCACTTCCGCTCTTGTGTTCACTCGGACAAAGCATGGTGCGAACCGTGTAGTACGAGAGTTAGTTAAAGGTGATATTCAAGCTCAAGCCATCCATGGTGATAAGTCACAAACGGCTCGTCAACTTGCTTTAAGTAATTTCAAAGAGGGTACAACTAGAGTACTTGTTGCAACGGATATCGCCGCAAGAGGGATTGATATTGATGAATTGTCCCATGTCATTAACTTCAACCTACCTAATATTCCAGAAACGTATGTACATCGGATTGGTCGTACAGGTAGAGCGGGAATGAGTGGGATCGCGATCTCATTCTGTGAGTTTGAAGAGAAGTCTTACTTCAGTGATATAGAGAAATTGATTGGAAAGCGTATTCCAGTAGTTAAGGATCATCCGTATCCAATGTTGATTACAACAGAACCGATTAAACCGGTAGTTTCAAAAAATAAGCAACCAAGTAAAACATTTAATAAACAAAATTCTAAATCTGGCTCAAGTCAATATAGAGGGAAATTCTCAACATAA
- a CDS encoding SGNH/GDSL hydrolase family protein produces MLSIGNNETVLFIGDSVTDCGRDYSNDSSLGSGYAFLVAAELGRKYPKKNLNFINRGINGNRVVDLETRWEEDCIQLNPAWISIYIGINDVWRHYDNNDETSVEKFYKGYRQLIERTNEHTDAKIILVEPFCLPVPEDRKSWREDLDPKIQAIRELASEFKSLYVPLDGLFASASTQVDPAYWAGDGVHPTVAGHALIAKAWLETVQA; encoded by the coding sequence ATGTTGTCGATCGGAAATAATGAAACTGTTCTATTTATAGGGGATAGTGTAACAGATTGTGGGAGAGACTATTCTAATGACAGTAGCCTAGGTTCTGGATATGCTTTTCTTGTAGCGGCAGAATTAGGTCGAAAATATCCAAAAAAGAATCTTAATTTTATTAATCGTGGAATAAACGGTAACCGAGTTGTTGATCTTGAAACCAGATGGGAAGAAGATTGTATACAATTAAATCCAGCATGGATATCGATCTACATAGGTATAAATGATGTATGGCGCCACTATGATAATAATGATGAGACTTCGGTAGAAAAGTTCTATAAAGGTTATCGTCAATTGATTGAACGTACGAATGAACATACAGATGCCAAGATTATTCTGGTGGAACCTTTTTGCTTACCAGTACCAGAAGATCGCAAGAGTTGGAGAGAGGATCTTGATCCTAAAATTCAAGCGATACGTGAGCTGGCAAGTGAATTCAAATCGTTATATGTACCATTGGATGGGCTATTCGCGTCGGCCAGCACGCAAGTTGATCCAGCTTATTGGGCAGGGGATGGTGTGCATCCAACAGTAGCAGGTCATGCACTCATTGCAAAGGCTTGGTTAGAAACGGTTCAAGCATAA
- a CDS encoding Gfo/Idh/MocA family protein has product MSKFKVGIIGCGNIFPMHASSIQLSDTAELVAICDNKEERAKQAAEKYNCNFYTNYEEMLDKEEIDVVHICTPHYLHASMTKYVASKGKHILTEKPMSITTEEAREMVDVCESNGVTLGVIFQNRYNPGSQLIKDAIMNGSLGQVLGAKCSVTWNRSDEYYSQSDWKGTWEKEGGGVLIDQAIHTMDLMRWFVGEEIEYVDAQIGNRAHEIIEVEDSVEGVIKFKNGIFGGFFAINYYSYDAPVEIEVHCVKGIAKMVADKATIKYSDGKEVTVDKNPNEVIDYGEGVKIYWGVSHMKQIRDYYEALKNGETPFIDGKEALKTQEMISGIYQSGKEHQRIYL; this is encoded by the coding sequence ATGAGTAAGTTTAAAGTAGGTATTATAGGTTGTGGTAATATTTTTCCGATGCATGCTAGTTCGATTCAGCTATCAGATACCGCTGAACTTGTTGCAATATGTGATAACAAGGAAGAGCGAGCTAAACAAGCTGCTGAGAAATATAATTGTAATTTCTATACAAATTATGAGGAAATGTTAGATAAAGAAGAGATTGATGTTGTTCATATTTGTACACCACATTATTTGCATGCATCAATGACGAAATATGTTGCTAGCAAAGGTAAACATATCCTTACAGAGAAGCCCATGAGTATAACGACAGAAGAAGCACGGGAAATGGTAGATGTATGTGAAAGTAACGGAGTTACACTAGGCGTTATTTTTCAGAATAGATATAATCCAGGTTCGCAGTTAATTAAAGATGCCATTATGAATGGAAGCCTCGGTCAAGTACTTGGAGCAAAGTGTTCGGTTACATGGAACCGTTCTGACGAATATTATAGCCAAAGTGATTGGAAAGGAACATGGGAAAAAGAAGGTGGCGGGGTACTTATAGACCAAGCTATTCATACCATGGATCTGATGCGTTGGTTTGTAGGTGAAGAGATCGAGTACGTTGATGCCCAAATCGGAAATCGAGCACATGAGATTATAGAAGTTGAAGATAGCGTAGAAGGAGTCATCAAATTTAAGAATGGTATATTTGGAGGTTTCTTTGCTATCAATTATTATAGTTATGATGCCCCAGTAGAGATTGAAGTACATTGTGTGAAGGGTATAGCTAAGATGGTTGCTGATAAGGCGACGATTAAATATAGTGATGGCAAAGAAGTTACAGTAGATAAGAATCCCAATGAAGTGATCGATTACGGCGAAGGTGTGAAGATCTACTGGGGAGTCAGTCATATGAAACAAATTCGTGATTACTATGAAGCGTTGAAGAATGGTGAAACTCCTTTTATTGATGGTAAAGAAGCACTTAAGACACAGGAAATGATCTCAGGTATTTACCAATCTGGTAAGGAACATCAACGAATATATTTGTAA
- a CDS encoding AraC family transcriptional regulator, with protein MDSIAFPIVTTSDTQLPLFLTSVGHWDHQNPVSRPEGFDCYQWLQVISGEGQLILDGHNYPVNPGQAICLYPDIPHQYQATSESWELNFISFDGSLCHSLLQQAGIIQSGIYSLTDSEITMVHLAHLLTLASSELSYISVECSKILYALLLDLTKYVYTHNDHAQQNVLRLQPVMQYMKENCHQSITIDQIAAYAGISPQYLCQLFKKTLHIRPMEYINRERITRSKELMLLNPSTKMHLIAKESGYEHPSYFCTIFKRLEGMTPEQFKKSHGLHTS; from the coding sequence ATGGATTCCATTGCTTTTCCTATCGTCACTACTTCTGATACTCAACTTCCACTATTTCTAACAAGTGTAGGACACTGGGATCACCAGAATCCTGTTTCTCGTCCTGAAGGCTTTGATTGTTATCAGTGGTTACAAGTAATCTCAGGTGAGGGGCAGTTGATATTAGATGGGCACAACTATCCAGTCAATCCCGGTCAAGCCATTTGTCTATATCCCGATATACCACATCAATATCAAGCCACATCAGAGTCATGGGAATTAAATTTTATATCTTTTGACGGTAGTCTTTGTCACTCACTGCTACAACAAGCCGGAATCATTCAATCAGGTATTTACTCATTAACCGATAGTGAAATTACTATGGTGCATTTAGCACATTTACTAACCTTGGCTAGTTCAGAGCTATCCTACATTAGTGTAGAATGCTCAAAAATTCTATATGCTCTACTACTTGATTTAACTAAATATGTTTATACCCATAATGATCATGCTCAACAGAATGTCCTCCGATTACAGCCTGTTATGCAATACATGAAGGAGAATTGTCATCAATCTATTACTATCGATCAAATTGCAGCCTATGCAGGAATCTCTCCACAATATTTATGCCAGCTATTCAAAAAAACATTACATATTCGACCTATGGAATATATCAATCGGGAACGAATTACGAGAAGTAAAGAGTTGATGCTGCTAAACCCTTCTACAAAAATGCATCTCATCGCCAAAGAATCCGGGTATGAGCATCCCAGTTATTTTTGTACGATATTTAAACGACTAGAGGGTATGACCCCTGAACAATTTAAGAAATCACACGGATTGCACACATCTTGA